The proteins below are encoded in one region of Coffea arabica cultivar ET-39 chromosome 4c, Coffea Arabica ET-39 HiFi, whole genome shotgun sequence:
- the LOC113739542 gene encoding uncharacterized protein isoform X4, giving the protein MSVDDEPTSPDSLRFGSRQPPRHEQQHSGQQQETDASQKYQHPNLATTLKPSFSLRKSGEASTEPEERSKQNDPLATEKEKKKESSCDAPPSALDQALSIAVSQPSRRLSVQDRINLFENKQKENSGGKPAVGKSIEIKRLSSDVSSSASAAAVEKAVLRRWSGASDMSIDLSGEKRDTESPLCTPSSSVSHSKSEDQKDMAGSGKPEFRSIPQWVDDSAGSGGEEIVEERQSAVSSDKSGEASEGGKSNSTLGVIGVTAWKDQTRGKTQSRSFLNRAEDSRLDDLANSEPKFRSLPSGKAEEGRSDNQPKFKGPEKRDDLVKTEGQVLSEAQVAGHKDKGTSQPQFGYFAGKGSDTRSAIGPYQPSQVELSDQKEVGIRDDSLAQTYSRAPQRPVGKYAPQEGGSGSRIRDAFAAQHKGVAGKVSSSQLRFESCLETEDIQKKELASAEKNSGVTAIKLEGTGSERMKFDKQITASELIKKTQGRKDDSVPVYGSNMASFHSKVATENQDGFDSFSTPPPEHVRVRQSKGNQELNDELKMKANELEKLFAEHKLRAPGDQSNTTWRTRPIDRQNDSPAKPCRKSSADTDTTHLSHDGTLSEPAESSKNLAKFSDVPVVKVVGGQDHNDAENKKFSELNFPDGSRGKFYERYMQKRDAKLREDWSSNRAEKEAKLKAMQDSLERSKSEMKAKFSGSSDRQDSVFSARRRAERLRSFNTRSIMRREQQQLDFGHSDDEGASDFPEKKLYREDGSFTETSIVDGLPKSKKSLPTKSLSSSTPRMTAAPVPRSATRASSISGRRKMQSENPLAQSVPSFSDLRKENTKPSFTASRTTRPQLRNYTRSKSANEDTSFVKEEKSRRSQSLRKSLVNSAECKEPSPLNSEGISLTTQNFYKDENEQNSSFKYSKTSESKSFLKKVSGMDLGARTTFALQKTKMASDITNDEDDFDDLAFEAEDSADLVKDEEEEFETAVTKHQSEPELDQESLKLNFGSENGIVRSFAQVDSSLVAELAAAVPSGFHPSENVQDSPGESPVSWNSRTHHSFAYSHEMSDVDASVDSPVGSPASWNSHSLSQTETDAARMRKKWGAAQKPMLVGNSSNNQSRKDMTRGFKRLLKFGRKSRGAETLVDWISATTSEGDDDTEDGRDTANRSSEDLRKSRMGSSQGHPSDDSFNESEFFNEQVQSLRSSIPAPPPNFKLREDHVSGSSIKAPRSFFSLSSFRSKGSESKPR; this is encoded by the exons ATGTCCGTAGATGACGAGCCCACTTCTCCAGACAGCCTTCGCTTTGGGTCCCGCCAACCCCCGAGGCATGAGCAGCAGCATTCCGGCCAACAACAAGAAACAGACGCATCCCAAAAGTATCAACATCCCAATCTTGCCACCACATTGAAACCATCCTTTTCTCTACGAAAGAGTGGAGAGGCAAGCACAGAACCAGAAGAAAGAAGCAAACAAAACGACCCTCTTGCTActgagaaagagaagaaaaaagagagtaGCTGTGATGCTCCTCCTTCTGCCCTTGATCAAGCCCTGTCAATTGCAGTGAGTCAACCATCTAGACGGCTCAGTGTGCAGGATCGTATTAACTTGTTTGAGAATAAGCAGAAGGAGAATTCTGGTGGGAAGCCTGCAGTAGGAAAATCAATCGAGATCAAGAGACTTTCTTCTGATGTGTCATCATCTGCATCTGCAGCTGCTGTAGAGAAGGCGGTGTTGAGGAGATGGAGTGGTGCTAGTGACATGAGCATTGATTTGAGTGGCGAAAAGAGGGATACTGAGAGCCCTCTTTGCACCCCTTCGTCTTCTGTTTCACATTCCAAGTCTGAGGATCAGAAAGATATGGCGGGTTCTGGTAAGCCAGAGTTTAGGAGCATTCCTCAGTGGGTAGATGATAGTGCAGGTTCTGGGGGAGAGGAGATTGTTGAGGAGAGGCAATCTGCAGTTTCCTCTGATAAGTCAGGGGAGGCTTCTGAAGGAGGAAAGTCAAATTCTACTTTAGGCGTTATTGGTGTCACTGCTTGGAAAGATCAAACACGTGGGAAGACTCAGTCAAGGTCATTTCTTAACAGGGCTGAGGATAGCAGATTGGATGATCTAGCAAATTCTGAACCAAAGTTCAGGTCTTTGCCAAGTGGAAAAGCTGAGGAAGGTCGTTCGGACAATCAACCTAAGTTCAAGGGTCCTGAAAAGAGGGATGACCTTGTCAAAACAGAAGGGCAAGTACTTTCTGAGGCACAGGTTGCTGGCCACAAGGACAAGGGTACTTCTCAGCCCCAAtttggatattttgctggaAAAGGCAGTGACACAAGGTCAGCTATTGGTCCATACCAACCTAGTCAAGTTGAACTTTCGGatcaaaaggaagttggaatAAGAGATGATTCTTTAGCACAAACTTATTCGAGGGCCCCCCAGAGGCCAGTGGGTAAATATGCACCACAAGAAGGTGGTTCAGGATCAAGAATACGAGATGCTTTTGCTGCTCAGCACAAAGGAGTTGCAGGTAAAGTATCATCTTCTCAACTGAGGTTTGAGTCCTGTTTGGAGACTGAGGATATTCAAAAGAAAGAATTGGCTTCAGCTGAGAAGAACAGTGGTGTTACTGCAATAAAACTTGAAGGAACTGGATCCGAGAGGATGAAGTTCGACAAGCAAATTACTGCCTCTGAACTGATCAAGAAAACCCAGGGCAGGAAGGATGATAGTGTTCCTGTTTATGGAAGTAATATGGCATCTTTCCATAGTAAAGTAGCTACTGAGAATCAGGATGGCTTTGATTCTTTTTCAACGCCACCTCCAGAACATGTTAGGGTTAGGCAATCAAAAGGAAACCAGGAGCTGAATGATGAGCTGAAAATGAAAGCTAATGAACTTGAAAAGCTCTTTGCTGAGCACAAACTGCGGGCTCCTGGAGATCAATCTAATACTACATGGAGGACCAGGCCTATTGACAGGCAAAATGACTCACCTGCAAAACCTTGTAGGAAATCATCTGCAGATACCGATACCACCCATTTGTCTCATGATGGCACATTATCTGAACCTGCTGAGAGTTCAAAAAACTTGGCCAAATTCAGTGATGTTCCTGTGGTGAAAGTGGTTGGTGGCCAGGATCATAATGATGctgaaaataagaaattttctgAGCTTAATTTTCCAGATGGTTCTCGAGGGAAATTCTATGAGAGATATATGCAGAAAAGGGATGCAAAGCTTAGGGAAGATTGGAGTTCCAATAGAGCAGAGAAGGAAGCCAAGTTGAAGGCAATGCAGGATAGCCTGGAGCGTAGTAAATCTGAGATGAAGGCTAAATTTTCAGGATCTTCTGATAGACAGGATTCAGTATTCAGTGCTCGTAGACGTGCAGAGAGGCTCAGATCGTTTAACACGCGATCAATTATGAGAAGGGAGCAG CAGCAGTTAGATTTTGGGCATAGCGACGATGAAGGTGCATCTGATTTTCCAGAGAAGAAATTGTATCGTGAGGATGGGTCCTTCACTGAGACATccattgtagatggtttacctAAGAGTAAGAAGAGTTTACCTACAAAAAGTTTGTCATCATCCACACCTCGGATGACTGCAGCACCTGTTCCAAGATCTGCTACTCGAGCTTCCAGTATTTCTGGCCGGCGTAAGATGCAGTCGGAAAATCCTCTTGCACAATCCGTTCCCAGTTTCTCTGATCTGAGGAAAGAAAACACGAAACCTTCTTTCACAGCCAGTAGAACAACTCGGCCTCAATTGAGAAATTATACCCGCAGCAAAAGTGCCAATGAAGACACTTCATTTGTCAAGGAGGAAAAGTCACGTAGATCACAATCCCTGAGAAAGAGCTTAGTAAATTCAGCTGAGTGCAAAGAGCCTTCTCCATTGAACTCTGAGGGCATCTCTTTGACAACACAAAACTTTTACAAGGACGAGAATGAGCAAAATTCTTCTTTCAAGTATTCAAAGACTTCAGAGTCTAAATCTTTCCTTAAGAAGGTCAGTGGTATGGATCTTGGAGCCAGAACAACTTTTGCTTTGCAGAAGACCAAAATGGCATCCGATATCACTAATGATGAGGATGACTTTGATGACTTGGCCTTTGAGGCAGAAGACTCAGCAGATCTAGTCAAAGATGAAGAGGAGGAGTTTGAGACAGCGGTAACTAAACATCAGAGCGAACCAGAGCTGGATCAGGAGTCGCTGAAGTTGAATTTTGGATCAGAAAATGGTATTGTGAGATCCTTTGCGCAAGTGGACTCATCATTAGTAGCTGAATTAGCTGCTGCAGTTCCTTCTGGTTTTCATCCTTCTGAAAATGTACAGGATTCACCAGGGGAGAGCCCTGTGTCGTGGAATTCACGGACTCATCATTCATTTGCTTATTCTCATGAGATGTCTGACGTTGATGCCTCTGTTGATTCCCCTGTTGGGAGTCCTGCATCTTGGAATTCACATTCTCTGAGTCAAACTGAGACCGATGCAGCTCGGATGAGGAAGAAGTGGGGAGCAGCTCAGAAACCAATGCTGGTTGGTAATTCTTCCAATAATCAGTCACGCAAGGATATGACTAGAGGCTTTAAAAGGTTACTaaaatttggaaggaaaagccGCGGCGCAGAAACTCTTGTTGACTGGATATCTGCTACCACATCTGAGGGAGATGATGACACAGAAGATGGGCGTGATACTGCCAATCGGTCATCAGAAGACCTTAGGAAGTCAAGAATGGGATCATCGCAGGGACATCCTTCAGATGATAGCTTCAATGAGAGCGAATTTTTCAATGAACAAG TTCAATCCTTGCGGAGCTCTATCCCAGCACCTCCACCAAACTTTAAACTGAGAGAGGACCATGTATCTGGGAGCTCAATTAAAG CACCAAGATCATTTTTCTCCTTATCATCATTCCGGAGCAAAGGAAGTGAGTCAAAACCTAGATGA
- the LOC113739542 gene encoding uncharacterized protein isoform X3: protein MLKCGSPREHSRGLCGLLARQRFWNWPIPLIQRCPSWNQLEEYIRRVLDNSSLVLVGLDLEPQQQLMQQSNEKELLRAIDVRLLAVQQDLTTACARATAAGFNPDTVLDLQMFADYFGALRLNEACGKFISLCERRPDLILTWKAGGDDPAIRSSYGSDMSVDDEPTSPDSLRFGSRQPPRHEQQHSGQQQETDASQKYQHPNLATTLKPSFSLRKSGEASTEPEERSKQNDPLATEKEKKKESSCDAPPSALDQALSIAVSQPSRRLSVQDRINLFENKQKENSGGKPAVGKSIEIKRLSSDVSSSASAAAVEKAVLRRWSGASDMSIDLSGEKRDTESPLCTPSSSVSHSKSEDQKDMAGSGKPEFRSIPQWVDDSAGSGGEEIVEERQSAVSSDKSGEASEGGKSNSTLGVIGVTAWKDQTRGKTQSRSFLNRAEDSRLDDLANSEPKFRSLPSGKAEEGRSDNQPKFKGPEKRDDLVKTEGQVLSEAQVAGHKDKGTSQPQFGYFAGKGSDTRSAIGPYQPSQVELSDQKEVGIRDDSLAQTYSRAPQRPVGKYAPQEGGSGSRIRDAFAAQHKGVAGKVSSSQLRFESCLETEDIQKKELASAEKNSGVTAIKLEGTGSERMKFDKQITASELIKKTQGRKDDSVPVYGSNMASFHSKVATENQDGFDSFSTPPPEHVRVRQSKGNQELNDELKMKANELEKLFAEHKLRAPGDQSNTTWRTRPIDRQNDSPAKPCRKSSADTDTTHLSHDGTLSEPAESSKNLAKFSDVPVVKVVGGQDHNDAENKKFSELNFPDGSRGKFYERYMQKRDAKLREDWSSNRAEKEAKLKAMQDSLERSKSEMKAKFSGSSDRQDSVFSARRRAERLRSFNTRSIMRREQQQLDFGHSDDEGASDFPEKKLYREDGSFTETSIVDGLPKSKKSLPTKSLSSSTPRMTAAPVPRSATRASSISGRRKMQSENPLAQSVPSFSDLRKENTKPSFTASRTTRPQLRNYTRSKSANEDTSFVKEEKSRRSQSLRKSLVNSAECKEPSPLNSEGISLTTQNFYKDENEQNSSFKYSKTSESKSFLKKVSGMDLGARTTFALQKTKMASDITNDEDDFDDLAFEAEDSADLVKDEEEEFETAVTKHQSEPELDQESLKLNFGSENGIVRSFAQVDSSLVAELAAAVPSGFHPSENVQDSPGESPVSWNSRTHHSFAYSHEMSDVDASVDSPVGSPASWNSHSLSQTETDAARMRKKWGAAQKPMLVGNSSNNQSRKDMTRGFKRLLKFGRKSRGAETLVDWISATTSEGDDDTEDGRDTANRSSEDLRKSRMGSSQGHPSDDSFNESEFFNEQVQSLRSSIPAPPPNFKLREDHVSGSSIKAPRSFFSLSSFRSKGSESKPR, encoded by the exons ATGCTGAAGTGTGGTTCACCAAGGGAACACTCGAGAG GTTTGTGCGGTTTGTTAGCACGCCAGAGATTTTGGAACTGGCCAATACCTTTGATACAGAGATGTCCCAGTTGGAATCAGCTCGAAGAATATATTCGCAG GGTACTGGACAACAGCTCTCTGGTTCTG GTGGGCTTGGATCTGGAGCCGCAGCAGCAGCTGATGCAACAAAGTAAcga GAAAGAATTGTTGAGAGCTATTGATGTGCGGCTTCTTGCAGTCCAGCAGGATCTAACAACAGCCTGTGCTCGTGCTACTGCTGCCGGTTTCAATCCAGACACAGTCTTGGACCTTCAAATGTTTGCAGATTATTTTGGTGCCCTACGCTTAAA CGAAGCATGCGGTAAATTCATATCCTTGTGCGAGAGACGGCCGGACTTGATCCTTACATGGAAGGCCGGAGGGGACGACCCAGCCATCCGATCCTCGTATGGGTCGGATATGTCCGTAGATGACGAGCCCACTTCTCCAGACAGCCTTCGCTTTGGGTCCCGCCAACCCCCGAGGCATGAGCAGCAGCATTCCGGCCAACAACAAGAAACAGACGCATCCCAAAAGTATCAACATCCCAATCTTGCCACCACATTGAAACCATCCTTTTCTCTACGAAAGAGTGGAGAGGCAAGCACAGAACCAGAAGAAAGAAGCAAACAAAACGACCCTCTTGCTActgagaaagagaagaaaaaagagagtaGCTGTGATGCTCCTCCTTCTGCCCTTGATCAAGCCCTGTCAATTGCAGTGAGTCAACCATCTAGACGGCTCAGTGTGCAGGATCGTATTAACTTGTTTGAGAATAAGCAGAAGGAGAATTCTGGTGGGAAGCCTGCAGTAGGAAAATCAATCGAGATCAAGAGACTTTCTTCTGATGTGTCATCATCTGCATCTGCAGCTGCTGTAGAGAAGGCGGTGTTGAGGAGATGGAGTGGTGCTAGTGACATGAGCATTGATTTGAGTGGCGAAAAGAGGGATACTGAGAGCCCTCTTTGCACCCCTTCGTCTTCTGTTTCACATTCCAAGTCTGAGGATCAGAAAGATATGGCGGGTTCTGGTAAGCCAGAGTTTAGGAGCATTCCTCAGTGGGTAGATGATAGTGCAGGTTCTGGGGGAGAGGAGATTGTTGAGGAGAGGCAATCTGCAGTTTCCTCTGATAAGTCAGGGGAGGCTTCTGAAGGAGGAAAGTCAAATTCTACTTTAGGCGTTATTGGTGTCACTGCTTGGAAAGATCAAACACGTGGGAAGACTCAGTCAAGGTCATTTCTTAACAGGGCTGAGGATAGCAGATTGGATGATCTAGCAAATTCTGAACCAAAGTTCAGGTCTTTGCCAAGTGGAAAAGCTGAGGAAGGTCGTTCGGACAATCAACCTAAGTTCAAGGGTCCTGAAAAGAGGGATGACCTTGTCAAAACAGAAGGGCAAGTACTTTCTGAGGCACAGGTTGCTGGCCACAAGGACAAGGGTACTTCTCAGCCCCAAtttggatattttgctggaAAAGGCAGTGACACAAGGTCAGCTATTGGTCCATACCAACCTAGTCAAGTTGAACTTTCGGatcaaaaggaagttggaatAAGAGATGATTCTTTAGCACAAACTTATTCGAGGGCCCCCCAGAGGCCAGTGGGTAAATATGCACCACAAGAAGGTGGTTCAGGATCAAGAATACGAGATGCTTTTGCTGCTCAGCACAAAGGAGTTGCAGGTAAAGTATCATCTTCTCAACTGAGGTTTGAGTCCTGTTTGGAGACTGAGGATATTCAAAAGAAAGAATTGGCTTCAGCTGAGAAGAACAGTGGTGTTACTGCAATAAAACTTGAAGGAACTGGATCCGAGAGGATGAAGTTCGACAAGCAAATTACTGCCTCTGAACTGATCAAGAAAACCCAGGGCAGGAAGGATGATAGTGTTCCTGTTTATGGAAGTAATATGGCATCTTTCCATAGTAAAGTAGCTACTGAGAATCAGGATGGCTTTGATTCTTTTTCAACGCCACCTCCAGAACATGTTAGGGTTAGGCAATCAAAAGGAAACCAGGAGCTGAATGATGAGCTGAAAATGAAAGCTAATGAACTTGAAAAGCTCTTTGCTGAGCACAAACTGCGGGCTCCTGGAGATCAATCTAATACTACATGGAGGACCAGGCCTATTGACAGGCAAAATGACTCACCTGCAAAACCTTGTAGGAAATCATCTGCAGATACCGATACCACCCATTTGTCTCATGATGGCACATTATCTGAACCTGCTGAGAGTTCAAAAAACTTGGCCAAATTCAGTGATGTTCCTGTGGTGAAAGTGGTTGGTGGCCAGGATCATAATGATGctgaaaataagaaattttctgAGCTTAATTTTCCAGATGGTTCTCGAGGGAAATTCTATGAGAGATATATGCAGAAAAGGGATGCAAAGCTTAGGGAAGATTGGAGTTCCAATAGAGCAGAGAAGGAAGCCAAGTTGAAGGCAATGCAGGATAGCCTGGAGCGTAGTAAATCTGAGATGAAGGCTAAATTTTCAGGATCTTCTGATAGACAGGATTCAGTATTCAGTGCTCGTAGACGTGCAGAGAGGCTCAGATCGTTTAACACGCGATCAATTATGAGAAGGGAGCAG CAGCAGTTAGATTTTGGGCATAGCGACGATGAAGGTGCATCTGATTTTCCAGAGAAGAAATTGTATCGTGAGGATGGGTCCTTCACTGAGACATccattgtagatggtttacctAAGAGTAAGAAGAGTTTACCTACAAAAAGTTTGTCATCATCCACACCTCGGATGACTGCAGCACCTGTTCCAAGATCTGCTACTCGAGCTTCCAGTATTTCTGGCCGGCGTAAGATGCAGTCGGAAAATCCTCTTGCACAATCCGTTCCCAGTTTCTCTGATCTGAGGAAAGAAAACACGAAACCTTCTTTCACAGCCAGTAGAACAACTCGGCCTCAATTGAGAAATTATACCCGCAGCAAAAGTGCCAATGAAGACACTTCATTTGTCAAGGAGGAAAAGTCACGTAGATCACAATCCCTGAGAAAGAGCTTAGTAAATTCAGCTGAGTGCAAAGAGCCTTCTCCATTGAACTCTGAGGGCATCTCTTTGACAACACAAAACTTTTACAAGGACGAGAATGAGCAAAATTCTTCTTTCAAGTATTCAAAGACTTCAGAGTCTAAATCTTTCCTTAAGAAGGTCAGTGGTATGGATCTTGGAGCCAGAACAACTTTTGCTTTGCAGAAGACCAAAATGGCATCCGATATCACTAATGATGAGGATGACTTTGATGACTTGGCCTTTGAGGCAGAAGACTCAGCAGATCTAGTCAAAGATGAAGAGGAGGAGTTTGAGACAGCGGTAACTAAACATCAGAGCGAACCAGAGCTGGATCAGGAGTCGCTGAAGTTGAATTTTGGATCAGAAAATGGTATTGTGAGATCCTTTGCGCAAGTGGACTCATCATTAGTAGCTGAATTAGCTGCTGCAGTTCCTTCTGGTTTTCATCCTTCTGAAAATGTACAGGATTCACCAGGGGAGAGCCCTGTGTCGTGGAATTCACGGACTCATCATTCATTTGCTTATTCTCATGAGATGTCTGACGTTGATGCCTCTGTTGATTCCCCTGTTGGGAGTCCTGCATCTTGGAATTCACATTCTCTGAGTCAAACTGAGACCGATGCAGCTCGGATGAGGAAGAAGTGGGGAGCAGCTCAGAAACCAATGCTGGTTGGTAATTCTTCCAATAATCAGTCACGCAAGGATATGACTAGAGGCTTTAAAAGGTTACTaaaatttggaaggaaaagccGCGGCGCAGAAACTCTTGTTGACTGGATATCTGCTACCACATCTGAGGGAGATGATGACACAGAAGATGGGCGTGATACTGCCAATCGGTCATCAGAAGACCTTAGGAAGTCAAGAATGGGATCATCGCAGGGACATCCTTCAGATGATAGCTTCAATGAGAGCGAATTTTTCAATGAACAAG TTCAATCCTTGCGGAGCTCTATCCCAGCACCTCCACCAAACTTTAAACTGAGAGAGGACCATGTATCTGGGAGCTCAATTAAAG CACCAAGATCATTTTTCTCCTTATCATCATTCCGGAGCAAAGGAAGTGAGTCAAAACCTAGATGA